The Desulfohalovibrio reitneri genome contains a region encoding:
- the nifJ gene encoding pyruvate:ferredoxin (flavodoxin) oxidoreductase, with translation MAKMQTIDGNTAAAHVAYAMSECSAIYPITPSSTMGEIADEWAAQGRKNVFGQTVNVKQLQSEAGAAGAVHGSLAAGSLTSTFTASQGLLLMIPNMYKISGELLPGVFHVSARAIAAHALSIFGDHADVYACRQTGFAQLASGSVQEVMDMALVAHLAAIESRVPFLHFFDGFRTSHEVNKVEMIDYEDMAKLVNRDKVAAFRAQAMNPEHPDIRGTAQNPDIYFQGREAANTFYKAVPGYVRDAMAKVGQLTGRQYDLFNYVGHPEAEHVVVAMGSGTETIEEVVNHENARGNKLGLVKVRLYRPFETSALVEAIPHTASTVTVLDRTKEPGGPGDPLYLDVQTAFAEHEGDHKPRVLAGRYGLGSKEFNPAMVKAVYDNAAKAKPKTHYVVGIEDDVTHTSIEVEDYVDTTPEGTVQCKFWGLGSDGTVGANKQAIKIIGDNTDLYGQGYFAYDSKKSGGLTVSHLRFGPEPIQSTYLVDKPGFVACHNPAYVNQYQLLEGIKEGGTFLLNCSWDAEEMDKRLPASLKREIASKKLDLYAVDAVKIASEVGLGGRINMIMQTAFFKLAEVIPFDDAVAYLKESIKKAYGKKGEKIVQMNIDAVDRAVDGLKKIDYPASWAEATDEAKPELDEPDFVKHVMRPMLAQQGDKLPVSAFSPDGIFPIATSQYEKRGVAIQVPRWIKENCIQCNQCSFVCPHSALLPVLATEEEMAGAPEGFETLEAKGKALKGMKYRMQVDVLDCMGCGNCADICPAKEKALVMKPLDEERPQQANYDFAAKIPFKEGIMKRDSVKGSQFYTPLMEFSGACAGCGETPYVRVLTQLVGERMYIANATGCSSIWGASAPSTPYCVNSDGFGPTWGNSLFEDTAEFGYGMNMAVHQRRLKLVDSVKEAIPEAEGEFKEALEQWLEHKDDPEGSRQWGDRVKAVLGTAGGNGRLADIRENADLLSKKSFWIFGGDGWAYDIGFGGLDHVIASGENINIFVMDTEVYSNTGGQASKATPLGSIAKFAASGKKTAKKDLARMAMSYGYVYVATVSMGADKQQLMKAFTEAESYDGPSLIIAYAPCINQGIRKGMGKTQYEQKLAVDSGYWPLFRYDPRLAEKGENPLRVDSKAPDGTLQQFLSGENRYALLEKTYPEEAKRLRRELEWKQRLRFDELKAISELRYRAHIDEGEGEIPEEKGMPVCMLPENPEAAAGRFETEEPCDDGRSGKHDD, from the coding sequence ATGGCGAAGATGCAGACCATCGACGGAAACACCGCCGCGGCCCACGTGGCGTATGCCATGAGTGAATGCTCGGCCATCTATCCCATCACCCCCTCGTCCACCATGGGCGAGATCGCGGATGAGTGGGCGGCCCAGGGGCGGAAAAACGTCTTCGGGCAGACGGTCAACGTCAAGCAGCTGCAGAGCGAGGCCGGAGCGGCCGGCGCGGTACACGGCTCCCTGGCCGCGGGCAGCCTGACCTCGACCTTCACGGCCTCCCAGGGCCTGCTGCTGATGATCCCCAACATGTACAAGATTTCCGGCGAGTTGCTGCCCGGCGTGTTCCACGTCTCCGCCCGGGCCATCGCCGCGCACGCCCTGTCCATCTTCGGCGACCATGCCGACGTCTACGCCTGCCGCCAGACCGGCTTCGCCCAGCTGGCCTCCGGCTCGGTGCAGGAGGTCATGGACATGGCCCTGGTGGCCCATTTGGCCGCCATCGAGTCCCGCGTGCCCTTCCTGCATTTCTTCGACGGGTTCCGCACCTCCCACGAGGTGAACAAGGTCGAGATGATCGACTACGAGGACATGGCCAAGCTGGTGAACCGCGACAAGGTGGCCGCCTTCCGCGCCCAGGCCATGAACCCCGAGCACCCGGACATCCGCGGCACCGCCCAGAACCCGGACATCTACTTCCAGGGCCGCGAGGCCGCCAACACCTTCTACAAGGCCGTGCCCGGCTACGTGCGCGACGCCATGGCCAAGGTCGGCCAGCTCACCGGCCGCCAGTACGACCTCTTCAACTACGTGGGCCATCCCGAGGCCGAGCACGTGGTCGTGGCCATGGGCTCCGGCACCGAGACCATCGAGGAGGTGGTCAACCACGAGAACGCCCGGGGCAACAAGCTGGGCCTGGTCAAGGTCCGCCTGTACCGTCCCTTCGAGACGTCCGCCCTGGTGGAGGCCATCCCCCACACCGCCTCCACCGTCACCGTGCTGGACCGCACCAAGGAGCCCGGCGGCCCGGGCGACCCGCTGTACCTGGACGTGCAGACCGCCTTCGCCGAGCACGAGGGCGACCACAAGCCCCGCGTGCTGGCCGGCCGCTACGGCCTGGGTTCCAAGGAGTTCAATCCGGCCATGGTCAAGGCGGTCTACGACAACGCCGCCAAGGCCAAGCCCAAGACCCACTACGTGGTCGGCATCGAGGACGACGTCACCCACACTTCCATCGAGGTCGAGGACTACGTGGACACCACCCCCGAGGGCACGGTGCAGTGCAAGTTCTGGGGCCTGGGTTCCGACGGCACGGTGGGCGCCAACAAGCAGGCCATCAAGATCATCGGCGACAACACCGACCTCTACGGCCAGGGCTACTTCGCCTACGACTCCAAGAAGTCCGGCGGCCTGACCGTTTCCCACCTGCGCTTCGGCCCCGAGCCCATCCAGTCCACCTACCTGGTGGACAAGCCCGGCTTCGTGGCCTGCCACAACCCGGCCTACGTCAACCAGTACCAGCTGCTCGAGGGCATCAAGGAGGGCGGCACCTTCCTGCTGAACTGCTCCTGGGACGCCGAGGAGATGGACAAACGCCTGCCCGCCTCCCTGAAGCGGGAGATCGCCTCCAAGAAGCTGGACCTGTACGCCGTGGACGCGGTGAAGATCGCCTCCGAGGTGGGCCTGGGCGGCCGCATCAACATGATCATGCAGACCGCCTTCTTCAAGCTGGCCGAGGTCATCCCCTTCGATGACGCCGTGGCCTACCTCAAGGAGTCCATCAAGAAGGCCTACGGCAAGAAGGGCGAGAAGATCGTCCAGATGAACATCGACGCCGTGGACCGCGCCGTGGACGGCCTGAAGAAGATCGACTACCCCGCCTCCTGGGCCGAGGCCACGGACGAGGCCAAGCCCGAACTCGACGAGCCCGATTTCGTCAAGCACGTCATGCGGCCCATGCTGGCCCAGCAGGGCGACAAACTGCCCGTGTCCGCCTTCAGCCCGGACGGCATCTTCCCCATCGCCACCTCCCAGTACGAGAAGCGCGGCGTGGCCATCCAGGTGCCGCGGTGGATCAAGGAAAACTGCATCCAGTGCAACCAGTGCTCCTTCGTCTGCCCGCACTCGGCCCTGCTGCCGGTGCTGGCCACCGAGGAGGAGATGGCCGGCGCGCCCGAGGGCTTCGAGACCCTCGAGGCCAAGGGCAAGGCCCTGAAGGGCATGAAGTACCGCATGCAGGTCGACGTGCTCGACTGCATGGGCTGCGGCAACTGCGCCGACATCTGCCCGGCCAAGGAAAAGGCCCTGGTCATGAAGCCCCTGGACGAGGAGCGTCCCCAGCAGGCCAACTACGACTTCGCCGCCAAGATCCCCTTCAAGGAAGGCATCATGAAGCGGGACTCCGTGAAGGGCAGCCAGTTCTACACCCCGCTCATGGAGTTCTCCGGGGCCTGCGCGGGCTGCGGCGAGACCCCTTACGTGCGGGTGCTGACCCAGCTGGTGGGCGAGCGCATGTACATCGCCAACGCCACGGGCTGTTCCTCCATCTGGGGCGCCTCCGCTCCCTCCACCCCGTACTGCGTCAACTCCGACGGGTTCGGACCCACCTGGGGCAACTCCCTGTTCGAGGACACGGCCGAGTTCGGCTACGGCATGAACATGGCCGTGCACCAGCGCCGCTTGAAGCTGGTGGACAGCGTGAAGGAGGCCATTCCCGAGGCCGAGGGCGAGTTCAAGGAAGCCCTTGAGCAGTGGCTGGAGCACAAGGACGACCCCGAGGGCTCCCGCCAGTGGGGCGACCGCGTCAAGGCCGTCCTGGGCACCGCTGGCGGCAACGGCCGTCTGGCCGACATCCGCGAGAACGCCGACCTGCTCTCCAAGAAGAGCTTCTGGATCTTCGGCGGCGACGGCTGGGCCTATGACATCGGGTTCGGCGGCCTGGACCACGTCATCGCCTCCGGCGAAAACATCAACATCTTTGTGATGGACACGGAGGTTTACTCCAACACCGGCGGCCAGGCCTCCAAGGCCACTCCGCTGGGCTCCATCGCCAAGTTCGCGGCCTCGGGCAAGAAGACCGCCAAGAAGGACCTTGCCCGCATGGCCATGAGCTACGGCTACGTTTACGTGGCCACCGTCTCCATGGGCGCGGACAAGCAGCAGCTCATGAAGGCCTTCACCGAAGCCGAGAGCTACGACGGCCCCTCGCTCATCATCGCCTACGCGCCCTGCATCAACCAGGGCATCCGCAAGGGCATGGGCAAGACCCAGTATGAGCAGAAGTTGGCCGTGGACTCCGGCTACTGGCCGCTGTTCCGGTACGATCCGCGGCTGGCGGAGAAGGGGGAGAACCCGCTGCGCGTGGACTCCAAGGCCCCGGATGGCACACTCCAGCAGTTCCTGTCGGGCGAGAACCGCTACGCCCTGCTGGAGAAGACCTATCCGGAGGAGGCCAAGCGTCTGCGGCGTGAGCTGGAGTGGAAGCAGCGGCTCCGTTTCGATGAGCTCAAGGCCATCAGCGAGCTGCGCTACCGCGCCCACATTGACGAAGGGGAAGGGGAGATCCCCGAGGAGAAGGGAATGCCCGTGTGCATGCTTCCCGAAAACCCCGAGGCGGCGGCCGGCCGCTTCGAGACCGAGGAGCCGTGCGACGACGGCCGCTCGGGGAAGCATGACGACTAG
- a CDS encoding sigma-54-dependent transcriptional regulator encodes MARILIVDDEPEVRDTMCSLGRRRGFECGQAADLSEARAKLDGGGFDVVLLDLRLPDGNGLDLMSDIKGLDDPPEVIILTGRGDPDGAELAIQGGVWDYLVKPASIKQISLSLDRAARYREEKRRSGGRRALELGRIKGSSPAMRACFDQVATASASDAAVLVTGETGSGKELFARTIHTNSARAAKPFVVVDCASLTDTLVESTLFGHRKGSFTGATEDRKGLVAVAHGGTLFLDEVGELPGGVQKSLLRVLQEKRYRPVGATKEEASDFRLISATNRDLELMVEEGAFRSDLLFRLKTVHLRLPPLRERGEDLKTLAVERVDELCGEHGLPAKGFSADFFEVLTAHDWPGNVRELFNVLERAVVASGRERTLYAMHLPPDLRIKAAKARFDPVDGEDTAEESAGSPGDLPGIPPEDTLKSGLPSLKQHKILAERAYLSRLLEETDGDVARMLELSGLSRSHLYALLKKHDLHSAS; translated from the coding sequence ATGGCCCGCATCCTGATCGTGGATGATGAGCCCGAGGTCCGCGACACCATGTGCAGCCTGGGCCGCCGCCGGGGCTTCGAATGCGGCCAGGCGGCCGATTTGTCCGAGGCGCGCGCCAAACTGGACGGCGGCGGGTTCGACGTGGTCCTTCTGGACCTGCGTCTGCCCGACGGCAACGGCCTGGACCTCATGTCCGACATCAAGGGGCTGGACGACCCGCCTGAGGTCATCATCCTCACCGGCCGGGGCGACCCGGACGGCGCGGAGCTGGCCATCCAGGGCGGGGTCTGGGACTATCTGGTCAAGCCCGCCTCCATCAAACAGATATCCCTTTCCCTGGACCGGGCGGCGCGCTACCGCGAGGAAAAGCGGCGCAGCGGCGGACGCCGCGCCCTGGAACTGGGCCGCATCAAGGGCTCCTCCCCGGCCATGCGGGCCTGCTTCGACCAGGTGGCCACGGCCTCGGCTTCGGACGCGGCCGTGCTCGTCACCGGCGAGACCGGCTCCGGCAAGGAGCTTTTCGCCCGCACCATCCACACCAACTCCGCCAGGGCGGCCAAGCCCTTCGTGGTGGTGGACTGCGCCTCCCTGACCGACACTCTGGTGGAGTCCACCCTTTTCGGCCACCGCAAGGGCTCCTTCACCGGCGCCACCGAGGACCGCAAGGGCTTGGTGGCCGTGGCCCACGGGGGCACCCTCTTTCTGGACGAGGTGGGCGAACTGCCCGGAGGTGTGCAGAAATCGCTTTTGCGCGTGCTGCAGGAAAAGCGGTACCGGCCGGTGGGGGCCACCAAGGAGGAGGCCTCGGACTTCCGCCTCATTTCGGCCACCAACCGGGACCTGGAGTTGATGGTGGAGGAGGGGGCCTTCCGTTCCGACCTGCTCTTTCGGCTGAAAACGGTCCACCTGCGCCTGCCGCCCCTGCGGGAGCGTGGCGAGGACCTCAAGACCCTGGCCGTGGAGCGGGTGGACGAGCTGTGCGGGGAGCACGGCCTGCCCGCCAAGGGCTTCTCCGCGGACTTCTTCGAGGTGCTGACCGCCCACGACTGGCCCGGCAATGTGCGCGAGCTGTTCAACGTACTGGAGCGGGCGGTGGTGGCCTCCGGCCGCGAGCGCACCCTGTACGCCATGCACCTGCCCCCCGACCTGCGCATCAAGGCGGCCAAGGCCCGCTTCGACCCTGTAGACGGAGAAGATACGGCGGAGGAATCCGCCGGGTCGCCCGGCGACCTCCCCGGCATACCACCGGAAGATACCCTGAAGAGCGGCTTGCCGAGCCTCAAGCAACACAAGATACTGGCGGAACGAGCCTACCTCTCGCGCCTCCTGGAGGAAACAGACGGAGATGTGGCCAGGATGCTTGAGCTTTCCGGCCTGTCCCGCTCCCATCTCTACGCCCTGCTCAAGAAGCACGACCTCCATTCCGCGTCCTGA
- a CDS encoding response regulator — MLRGLGFEAVPAEGADEALRRLEERSFDLVITDFDMPGKSGVQLAGDIGRRWPGLPVLLISGRAQAFEAAEGVDNVVKVLAKPFTGQELAEAVCRALGDGGREGGGTPLKPEAAGRAHGPHPDRG, encoded by the coding sequence GTGCTGCGGGGGCTGGGCTTCGAGGCCGTGCCCGCCGAGGGCGCGGACGAGGCCCTGCGGCGGCTGGAGGAGCGGAGTTTCGATCTGGTCATCACCGACTTCGACATGCCCGGCAAGAGCGGCGTGCAGCTGGCCGGCGACATCGGCCGCCGCTGGCCGGGGCTGCCCGTGCTGCTGATCTCTGGCCGGGCCCAGGCATTCGAGGCGGCCGAGGGGGTGGACAACGTGGTCAAAGTGCTGGCCAAGCCCTTCACCGGGCAGGAGCTGGCCGAGGCGGTCTGCCGCGCCCTGGGCGACGGCGGGCGCGAGGGCGGGGGGACTCCCCTGAAGCCGGAAGCGGCGGGGAGGGCGCATGGCCCGCATCCTGATCGTGGATGA